From Candidatus Dependentiae bacterium, one genomic window encodes:
- a CDS encoding HIT domain-containing protein, whose amino-acid sequence MKQLYCPWRSAYSEDDSRSKQSDTTQDECVFCQQFKQTNDENNLIIKRFEHNIVMLNKFPYNAGHILILPKNHVSDLNNMSSEARNEMMELIHQGTNILRKAVHAQGVNIGMNVGKIAGGGIPSHLHMHIVPRYAGDTNFLTTIGQTKNISFDLQEILKKLKTYF is encoded by the coding sequence ATGAAACAGCTTTATTGCCCATGGCGCAGTGCATATTCAGAAGATGACAGTCGAAGCAAACAAAGTGATACCACTCAAGATGAATGTGTTTTTTGCCAACAATTTAAACAAACTAATGATGAAAACAATCTGATCATCAAGCGCTTTGAACACAACATTGTCATGCTCAATAAATTTCCCTATAATGCAGGACACATCTTGATATTGCCAAAAAATCATGTTTCTGACCTGAACAATATGTCGTCTGAAGCACGCAATGAAATGATGGAACTTATCCATCAAGGAACCAACATCTTGCGCAAAGCAGTTCATGCACAAGGAGTTAATATTGGTATGAATGTTGGAAAAATTGCAGGTGGCGGAATTCCATCACATTTGCATATGCATATAGTACCACGTTATGCCGGTGATACTAATTTTTTAACCACTATTGGACAAACAAAAAACATCTCTTTTGATTTACAAGAAATATTGAAAAAACTAAAAACCTATTTTTAA